A region from the Clostridium beijerinckii genome encodes:
- a CDS encoding chromosome segregation protein SMC — translation MKPIKLKIKGLNSFIEEQTIDFDKLTDRGFFGIFGPTGSGKSTILDGITLALYGNVSRKSSNYINTNCDRLNVNFEFQISGAEIKRYAIDREFKRKKDGTINSGKCKIVDITNLEDEEVLADGVKTINKKVEEIIGLNLEDFTRTVVLPQGKFSEFLKLEGKDRRDMLERLFNLQQYGDNLSRKLNSKISKEKTDNNVLIGQLSGYDHISEDKLKEKEEIFEGINNNLEILKSELEIIEKNYNQNEEIWKLQLELLEYKDKEKIFKEKEEEINKDKEKIKLGESGAKVVPYINTFENTIKEFNKNEIELNKLKSAIDKVKEEKEKIEKLWITAKDNKDNKLPKLNIDEQKVKDAIEEKKLIDVIQNKINRLISEVKELEAKSKKFQRELINIDAEIKKKNKEIKEDEKTYDDLKIDENVKEKVQQGIIAEDKAGDIKVIITKDKEKETSLKKENDETILKGTALKDIIEKLNKDLEENEKQYDYLLENSPGEQKDLVNLNQLIVENNQKWKSYEKLNYEIKESKDEIKSLNIEIINKKNEGKKQEEELEEIKNKQKEIIRENLAHILRKELNDGDTCPVCGSTHYIKENIKIVEISDSKVIEEEIKDKEELIKDINNKVIQNETKVTNFNEKIKVNEVEIEKLGTEFKEKPIEKLKAEFTNLQNALDKYDKDKQKLEKNINNLKTEINTKDGEIKALRAVVTTNRRQLKELEDNIKANTEDLNKLKNILSLLKSETKVDDFNKKNEEIKTIEKEREKISKIFKQNRNLVESLETQKDKLNIELTSIKEKLATDNADLAGYEKNKDEKLQSIRNKVNDENDLDSLLNKVQKNIKDIHFYFNCAENKKNIIEKEFTDYNEKLIAAIGKDKDLSKRKKDEEVQLEVAIDSEGFKSLEEVKKNIIEKDEINKYKEKVDNYNNNLARISGTIESLLKKIEGKELTKENYEETKSLKNKKEKEFNEVNENKIKVDEELKNIKSKLEEQKGLLEKKKKLEHKLALLSDLDKLFKGKKFVEFVATNKLKYVSIEASKRLKEITNGNYGLEVDENGRFIIRDYKNGGAKRDATTLSGGETFLASLSLALALSSQIQLKGTAPLELFFLDEGFGTLDDDLLEVVISSLERIHNEKLKVGIISHVESIKNRVPVKLIITPAECGKGGSKVKIERS, via the coding sequence ATGAAACCAATCAAGCTTAAAATTAAAGGTCTAAACAGCTTTATAGAAGAACAAACCATAGACTTTGACAAATTAACTGATAGAGGATTTTTTGGTATCTTTGGTCCTACAGGGAGTGGAAAATCAACGATATTAGATGGAATAACTTTAGCACTGTATGGAAATGTATCAAGAAAAAGTTCTAATTATATAAATACCAATTGTGATAGATTAAATGTAAACTTTGAATTTCAGATATCAGGAGCTGAAATTAAAAGATATGCTATAGATAGAGAATTTAAAAGAAAAAAGGATGGAACAATAAATTCTGGAAAGTGCAAAATAGTTGATATCACAAATCTAGAAGATGAAGAAGTTTTAGCAGATGGGGTTAAAACCATAAATAAAAAAGTTGAAGAGATAATAGGTCTTAATTTAGAAGACTTTACAAGAACTGTTGTACTGCCGCAAGGAAAATTCAGTGAGTTTTTAAAGCTTGAGGGTAAGGACAGACGAGATATGCTTGAAAGATTATTTAATCTTCAACAATATGGAGATAACTTATCTAGAAAGCTAAATTCAAAAATCAGTAAGGAGAAAACTGACAATAATGTTTTAATTGGACAATTAAGTGGATACGACCATATAAGTGAAGATAAATTAAAAGAAAAAGAAGAAATATTTGAAGGAATCAATAATAACTTAGAAATTTTAAAAAGTGAATTAGAAATAATTGAAAAAAATTATAATCAAAATGAAGAAATCTGGAAATTGCAACTAGAATTATTAGAATACAAAGATAAAGAAAAAATCTTTAAGGAAAAAGAAGAAGAGATAAATAAAGATAAAGAAAAAATAAAGCTAGGGGAATCAGGTGCAAAGGTTGTACCTTATATAAATACATTTGAAAATACTATAAAAGAATTTAATAAAAATGAAATTGAATTAAACAAATTAAAATCAGCAATAGATAAGGTTAAAGAAGAAAAAGAAAAAATAGAAAAGCTATGGATTACAGCAAAGGACAACAAGGATAATAAACTTCCTAAGTTAAATATAGATGAACAAAAGGTTAAAGATGCTATTGAAGAAAAAAAATTAATAGATGTTATACAAAATAAAATAAATAGATTAATATCAGAAGTTAAAGAACTTGAGGCTAAGAGTAAAAAATTCCAAAGGGAACTAATTAACATAGATGCAGAAATAAAAAAGAAAAATAAAGAAATTAAAGAAGATGAAAAAACATATGATGATTTAAAAATTGATGAAAATGTTAAAGAAAAGGTTCAACAAGGAATAATTGCAGAAGACAAAGCAGGAGATATAAAAGTAATTATTACTAAAGACAAAGAGAAGGAAACCTCTCTTAAAAAAGAAAATGATGAAACTATACTTAAAGGCACAGCATTAAAAGATATAATAGAAAAATTAAATAAGGATTTAGAAGAGAATGAAAAGCAATATGATTATTTACTTGAAAATTCACCGGGAGAGCAAAAAGATTTAGTGAATTTAAATCAATTGATAGTTGAAAATAATCAAAAGTGGAAGAGTTATGAGAAATTAAATTATGAGATAAAAGAGTCTAAAGATGAAATAAAATCTTTGAATATTGAAATCATAAATAAAAAAAATGAAGGAAAAAAACAAGAAGAAGAATTAGAAGAAATTAAAAATAAACAAAAAGAAATTATAAGAGAAAATTTAGCACATATCCTTAGAAAAGAGCTTAATGATGGTGATACATGCCCAGTATGTGGTTCTACTCATTATATTAAAGAAAATATAAAAATTGTAGAGATATCAGATTCAAAAGTTATAGAGGAAGAAATAAAAGATAAAGAAGAATTAATAAAAGATATTAATAATAAAGTTATTCAAAATGAAACGAAAGTTACTAATTTTAATGAAAAGATAAAAGTGAATGAAGTAGAAATAGAGAAATTAGGAACTGAATTTAAAGAAAAACCAATAGAAAAATTGAAAGCTGAATTTACGAATTTACAAAATGCTTTAGATAAATATGATAAAGATAAACAGAAATTAGAAAAAAATATCAATAACTTAAAAACTGAAATAAATACTAAAGATGGAGAAATAAAAGCACTACGAGCTGTCGTTACAACTAATAGAAGACAATTAAAAGAATTAGAAGATAATATTAAAGCTAATACAGAAGATTTAAATAAATTAAAAAATATCCTAAGTTTATTAAAATCAGAAACCAAAGTAGATGATTTCAATAAAAAGAATGAAGAAATTAAAACAATTGAAAAAGAAAGAGAAAAGATATCTAAAATATTTAAGCAAAATAGAAATTTAGTTGAAAGTTTAGAAACACAAAAAGATAAATTAAATATTGAATTAACGTCTATAAAAGAAAAATTAGCTACTGATAATGCAGATTTAGCTGGATACGAAAAAAATAAAGACGAAAAGCTTCAATCAATAAGAAATAAAGTTAATGATGAAAATGATTTGGATTCATTGCTTAATAAAGTTCAAAAAAACATAAAAGATATACACTTCTATTTCAACTGTGCTGAGAATAAGAAAAATATAATAGAAAAAGAATTTACAGATTATAATGAAAAACTAATAGCTGCAATTGGTAAAGACAAAGACTTAAGCAAGAGAAAAAAAGATGAAGAAGTACAATTAGAAGTAGCCATTGACAGTGAAGGTTTTAAGTCATTAGAAGAGGTTAAAAAAAATATAATTGAAAAAGATGAAATCAATAAGTACAAAGAAAAAGTAGATAACTATAATAACAATTTAGCAAGAATAAGTGGAACAATTGAAAGTTTATTAAAAAAAATAGAGGGTAAAGAGTTAACAAAAGAAAATTATGAGGAAACAAAATCATTAAAGAATAAAAAAGAAAAAGAATTTAATGAAGTAAATGAAAATAAAATTAAAGTTGATGAAGAATTAAAGAATATAAAGTCAAAGCTAGAAGAGCAAAAGGGTCTTTTAGAAAAAAAGAAAAAATTGGAACATAAACTAGCGTTATTAAGTGATTTGGATAAATTATTTAAGGGAAAGAAATTTGTTGAATTTGTAGCAACAAATAAGCTGAAATATGTATCTATTGAAGCATCGAAAAGATTGAAAGAAATAACTAATGGAAATTATGGATTAGAAGTTGATGAAAATGGTAGATTTATTATTAGAGATTATAAAAATGGTGGAGCTAAAAGAGATGCAACAACACTATCAGGAGGAGAAACCTTTTTAGCGTCACTTTCACTGGCTTTAGCCCTATCATCTCAAATTCAACTAAAAGGGACAGCCCCGCTAGAATTATTTTTCCTTGATGAAGGTTTTGGAACTTTAGATGATGATCTCCTTGAAGTTGTTATTAGTTCTTTAGAAAGAATTCATAATGAGAAATTAAAAGTAGGAATTATAAGTCATGTGGAATCTATAAAAAATAGAGTGCCAGTAAAACTCATAATTACACCAGCAGAATGTGGCAAAGGTGGAAGTAAAGTTAAAATTGAGAGAAGCTAA
- a CDS encoding 50S ribosomal protein L25: protein MDELILNKRLNQTANAVKQKRREGKVPGVVYGKKLGSLMFEIGEMELVEELSRTGEHGVLRFDLDGYNGTAVIKEVQKDPISHKVMHIDLEEVSRYGMLETEVPIKLEGKEFLSKKGIVIQTQKDSVKISCKAQDIPKSIDVNVSNAKLGSVYKLSDLEVGSEISIIDNLSTVFASVVTRQFIATEDSKEE, encoded by the coding sequence ATGGATGAATTAATTTTAAATAAGAGATTAAATCAAACTGCTAATGCAGTTAAGCAAAAAAGAAGAGAAGGAAAAGTTCCAGGGGTTGTTTATGGTAAGAAATTAGGAAGTTTAATGTTTGAAATAGGTGAAATGGAATTAGTAGAAGAACTTTCAAGAACCGGAGAACATGGTGTTTTAAGATTTGATTTGGATGGATATAATGGAACCGCTGTAATTAAAGAAGTTCAAAAAGATCCAATATCGCACAAAGTAATGCATATAGACTTAGAAGAAGTAAGTAGATATGGCATGCTAGAAACAGAAGTGCCAATTAAACTTGAGGGTAAAGAATTTTTAAGTAAAAAGGGGATCGTAATACAAACACAGAAAGATTCAGTAAAAATATCTTGTAAAGCTCAAGATATACCTAAGTCCATAGATGTTAATGTTTCAAATGCAAAATTAGGCAGTGTTTATAAATTAAGTGATTTAGAGGTAGGAAGTGAAATTTCTATTATAGATAATTTATCAACTGTATTTGCATCTGTAGTTACACGTCAATTTATAGCAACAGAAGATTCAAAAGAAGAGTAA
- a CDS encoding 50S ribosomal protein L25: protein MEELNLNKRINTIGHSARQERKQGKIPGVIYGKKIGNELFYVDSLALAKELSVSGEHGVLNFNLDGKKKGTAVIKEVQKNSLGNKVIHIDLEEIAANAKMHTEISIKIIGKGILESKGLLLQTQRDLVKVTCIAANLPKDVELDVSNATAGTVYTFNDLELGKDVSFVDDLSTVIGSISEDQKEDVEAETEETK, encoded by the coding sequence ATGGAGGAATTAAATTTAAATAAAAGAATAAACACAATTGGTCATAGTGCTAGACAAGAAAGGAAACAAGGTAAGATTCCTGGAGTAATCTATGGTAAAAAAATAGGAAATGAACTTTTTTATGTAGATTCACTAGCATTAGCAAAAGAACTTTCAGTTAGTGGTGAACATGGAGTATTAAATTTTAATCTTGATGGTAAGAAGAAGGGTACTGCTGTAATTAAGGAAGTACAAAAAAACTCATTGGGAAATAAAGTAATCCATATTGATTTAGAAGAAATAGCAGCTAATGCTAAGATGCACACTGAAATTTCAATTAAAATTATTGGTAAAGGAATTTTAGAAAGCAAAGGATTATTGTTGCAAACTCAAAGAGATTTAGTTAAGGTAACTTGCATCGCAGCAAATCTACCAAAAGATGTTGAGTTAGATGTCTCAAATGCAACCGCAGGAACTGTTTATACATTTAATGATTTAGAGCTTGGCAAAGATGTTTCATTTGTAGATGATTTATCAACTGTCATAGGTTCAATAAGCGAAGATCAAAAAGAAGATGTAGAAGCTGAAACAGAAGAAACTAAATAA
- a CDS encoding phosphoglucomutase, which yields MNYKDKYNMWIESDIINEATKNELKNISDDKEIEDRFYKDLDFGTGGLRGEIGAGSNRMNVYTVAQATQGFANYLNDNFEDPSVAIAYDSRNMSKEFAKAAALTLCASNIKVYLYESLRPTPVLSYTVRELKCSGGIVVTASHNPKIYNGYKVYDEFGGQVTDEKANTIIDCVNAVDDFSKIKNIDEKIALEKGLLTYIGEDLDKLYYEKVKGLTIRTDLVKEKAENLNVIYTPIHGSGNVPVRSVLEQLGYSNVKVVKEQEAPDGNFPTASYPNPENPDVFELAVKMAKTENPDIIFGTDPDCDRIGLVAKDSNGEYKVLTGNQTGLLLTHYVLSSLKETNKLPQNGVVIKTIVTTEGARSIAEDFNIEIMDVLTGFKYIGEKIREFEDAGNKTYLFGFEESYGYLAGNFVRDKDAVIAAMLVCEMCLYYKEQGKSVYDALIELYEKYGYFKENLVSLELKGKEGQEKITACIEALRNDPINEVDKVKIITRLDYKLSIEENTVNNTKVTIDLPKSNVLKYILEDGSYFVVRPSGTEPKMKIYLAVKSSSLDNADKDIAKFKEKVMEIINSKLN from the coding sequence ATGAATTACAAAGATAAGTATAACATGTGGATTGAATCTGATATTATTAATGAGGCAACAAAAAACGAATTAAAGAACATATCTGACGATAAAGAAATTGAAGATAGATTTTATAAAGACTTGGATTTTGGTACTGGTGGACTTCGAGGAGAAATAGGTGCTGGAAGCAATAGAATGAACGTATATACTGTTGCTCAAGCTACACAAGGATTTGCAAACTATTTAAATGATAACTTTGAAGATCCGTCAGTTGCAATTGCATATGATTCAAGAAATATGTCTAAGGAATTTGCTAAGGCGGCAGCCCTTACTTTATGTGCAAGTAATATAAAGGTATATTTATATGAAAGTTTAAGACCAACACCAGTGTTATCTTATACAGTAAGAGAACTAAAGTGTAGTGGTGGTATTGTAGTTACTGCGTCTCATAATCCTAAGATATATAATGGTTATAAAGTGTATGATGAATTTGGTGGACAAGTAACAGATGAAAAAGCAAATACAATTATTGATTGCGTTAATGCAGTAGATGATTTTTCAAAGATTAAGAATATAGATGAAAAAATTGCTTTAGAAAAAGGTTTGTTAACTTATATTGGAGAAGATTTAGACAAACTTTATTATGAAAAAGTTAAGGGATTGACTATAAGAACAGATTTAGTTAAAGAAAAAGCTGAAAACTTAAATGTTATATATACTCCAATTCATGGTTCGGGAAATGTTCCGGTAAGAAGTGTATTAGAACAATTAGGATATAGTAATGTTAAAGTAGTTAAGGAACAAGAAGCTCCAGATGGAAATTTTCCAACAGCATCTTATCCTAATCCAGAAAATCCAGATGTATTTGAACTAGCTGTAAAGATGGCTAAAACTGAAAATCCTGATATAATATTTGGAACTGATCCAGATTGTGATAGAATAGGTCTCGTTGCTAAGGATAGTAATGGAGAATATAAAGTTCTAACTGGTAACCAAACCGGATTACTTTTAACTCATTATGTATTAAGCTCATTAAAAGAAACTAACAAGTTACCACAAAATGGAGTTGTTATTAAAACAATTGTAACAACTGAAGGTGCTAGAAGTATAGCAGAAGATTTTAATATTGAAATTATGGATGTATTAACAGGATTCAAATATATCGGTGAAAAAATCAGAGAATTTGAAGATGCAGGAAATAAAACTTATCTTTTTGGATTTGAAGAAAGCTATGGATACCTTGCAGGAAACTTTGTACGTGATAAAGATGCAGTAATAGCTGCAATGTTAGTATGTGAAATGTGTCTTTATTATAAAGAACAAGGAAAGAGTGTCTATGATGCATTAATAGAATTATATGAAAAGTATGGATACTTTAAAGAAAATCTTGTATCATTAGAATTAAAGGGTAAAGAGGGTCAAGAAAAAATAACTGCTTGTATAGAAGCACTAAGAAATGATCCAATAAATGAAGTTGATAAAGTTAAAATTATTACAAGATTAGATTATAAATTAAGCATTGAAGAAAATACTGTAAATAACACTAAAGTGACTATTGACTTACCTAAGTCTAATGTATTAAAGTACATCTTAGAGGATGGTTCATATTTTGTAGTAAGACCATCAGGAACAGAACCAAAGATGAAGATTTATTTAGCAGTAAAGAGTAGTAGTTTAGATAATGCAGATAAAGATATTGCAAAATTTAAAGAAAAAGTAATGGAAATTATTAACTCAAAGTTAAACT